In a genomic window of Zootoca vivipara chromosome 5, rZooViv1.1, whole genome shotgun sequence:
- the CHST3 gene encoding carbohydrate sulfotransferase 3 isoform X1 — MDKGHTLPQDFWELLHCLRMRSKYAILLVFVVALVIIEKENNIISRVSDKLKQSPQSLMEANSTDSGSVLSENGSLLSLSELDAAFSQLRNRLQNVTLQLGGTLPAPVQGTRRHILLMATTRTGSSFVGEFFNQQGNIFYLFEPLWHIERTVSFETGGANAVGSALVYRDVLKQLFLCDLYILENFIIPFPEDHLTQFLFRRGSSRSLCEEPVCTPFVKKVFEKYHCKNRRCGPLNVTLATEACRRKEHMALKVVRIRKLEYLRPLVEDPRLDMRIIQLVRDPRAVLASRMVAFSGKYETWKKWATEGAATLNEDEVQRLQGNCESIRLSAELGLRQPAWLRGRYMLVRYEDIARSPLQKAKEMYRFSGITITPQVEEWIQKNTQAPHNSNGIYSTQKNSSEQFEKWRFSIPFKLAQVVQNVCSPAMKLFGYKLAGSPEALTNRSVSLLEERRTFWIT, encoded by the coding sequence GGTGTCTGACAAACTAAAGCAGTCTCCGCAGTCCTTGATGGAAGCCAACAGCACAGACTCTGGCTCGGTGCTGTCAGAGAATGGCTCCTTGCTGTCCTTGAGCGAGCTGGACGCAGCTTTCTCCCAGCTCAGGAACCGCCTTCAGAATGTCACTTTGCAGCTCGGGGGGACTTTGCCAGCGCCTGTTCAGGGAACCCGgagacacattcttctcatggcCACCACCCGCACTGGGTCCTCCTTCGTAGGGGAATTCTTCAACCAACAGGGCAACATCTTCTACCTCTTTGAACCGCTGTGGCACATTGAAAGGACCGTGTCCTTCGAGACTGGAGGTGCCAATGCCGTGGGCTCAGCCCTTGTCTACCGGGACGTCTTGAAACAGCTCTTCCTCTGCGACCTCTACATCCTGGAGAACTTCATCATTCCGTTCCCAGAGGACCACCTGACCCAGTTCCTGTTCCGGCGCGGCTCCAGCCGCTCTCTGTGCGAGGAGCCCGTCTGCACGCCGTTCGTCAAGAAGGTCTTTGAAAAATACCATTGCAAGAACCGCCGCTGCGGGCCCCTCAACGTGACCCTGGCCACGGAGGCCTGCCGCCGTAAGGAGCACATGGCGCTGAAGGTGGTGCGGATCCGGAAGCTGGAGTATTTGCGCCCGCTCGTCGAGGACCCTCGCTTGGACATGAGGATCATTCAGCTGGTGAGGGACCCCCGAGCGGTACTGGCTTCCCGCATGGTCGCTTTCTCCGGGAAGTACGAGACGTGGAAGAAGTGGGCCACAGAAGGTGCGGCAACCCTCAATGAGGATGAGGTGCAGCGGCTGCAGGGGAATTGCGAGAGCATCCGGCTCTCGGCGGAGCTTGGCTTGAGGCAGCCAGCCTGGCTCCGTGGCCGCTACATGCTGGTCCGCTACGAGGACATTGCCAGGTCGCCCCTTCAGAAGGCAAAGGAGATGTACCGATTCTCGGGCATCACCATCACCCCGCAGGTAGAGGAGTGGATCCAGAAGAACACCCAGGCGCCTCACAACAGCAACGGCATCTACTCCACCCAGAAAAACTCCTCCGAGCAGTTCGAAAAGTGGCGCTTCAGCATCCCTTTCAAGCTTGCCCAGGTGGTGCAGAACGTCTGCAGCCCGGCCATGAAACTCTTTGGCTACAAGCTGGCCGGCAGTCCCGAGGCCCTTACGAACAGATCAGTCAGCTTGCTGGAGGAGAGGAGAACCTTTTGGATCACGTAA
- the CHST3 gene encoding carbohydrate sulfotransferase 3 isoform X2: MEANSTDSGSVLSENGSLLSLSELDAAFSQLRNRLQNVTLQLGGTLPAPVQGTRRHILLMATTRTGSSFVGEFFNQQGNIFYLFEPLWHIERTVSFETGGANAVGSALVYRDVLKQLFLCDLYILENFIIPFPEDHLTQFLFRRGSSRSLCEEPVCTPFVKKVFEKYHCKNRRCGPLNVTLATEACRRKEHMALKVVRIRKLEYLRPLVEDPRLDMRIIQLVRDPRAVLASRMVAFSGKYETWKKWATEGAATLNEDEVQRLQGNCESIRLSAELGLRQPAWLRGRYMLVRYEDIARSPLQKAKEMYRFSGITITPQVEEWIQKNTQAPHNSNGIYSTQKNSSEQFEKWRFSIPFKLAQVVQNVCSPAMKLFGYKLAGSPEALTNRSVSLLEERRTFWIT, from the coding sequence ATGGAAGCCAACAGCACAGACTCTGGCTCGGTGCTGTCAGAGAATGGCTCCTTGCTGTCCTTGAGCGAGCTGGACGCAGCTTTCTCCCAGCTCAGGAACCGCCTTCAGAATGTCACTTTGCAGCTCGGGGGGACTTTGCCAGCGCCTGTTCAGGGAACCCGgagacacattcttctcatggcCACCACCCGCACTGGGTCCTCCTTCGTAGGGGAATTCTTCAACCAACAGGGCAACATCTTCTACCTCTTTGAACCGCTGTGGCACATTGAAAGGACCGTGTCCTTCGAGACTGGAGGTGCCAATGCCGTGGGCTCAGCCCTTGTCTACCGGGACGTCTTGAAACAGCTCTTCCTCTGCGACCTCTACATCCTGGAGAACTTCATCATTCCGTTCCCAGAGGACCACCTGACCCAGTTCCTGTTCCGGCGCGGCTCCAGCCGCTCTCTGTGCGAGGAGCCCGTCTGCACGCCGTTCGTCAAGAAGGTCTTTGAAAAATACCATTGCAAGAACCGCCGCTGCGGGCCCCTCAACGTGACCCTGGCCACGGAGGCCTGCCGCCGTAAGGAGCACATGGCGCTGAAGGTGGTGCGGATCCGGAAGCTGGAGTATTTGCGCCCGCTCGTCGAGGACCCTCGCTTGGACATGAGGATCATTCAGCTGGTGAGGGACCCCCGAGCGGTACTGGCTTCCCGCATGGTCGCTTTCTCCGGGAAGTACGAGACGTGGAAGAAGTGGGCCACAGAAGGTGCGGCAACCCTCAATGAGGATGAGGTGCAGCGGCTGCAGGGGAATTGCGAGAGCATCCGGCTCTCGGCGGAGCTTGGCTTGAGGCAGCCAGCCTGGCTCCGTGGCCGCTACATGCTGGTCCGCTACGAGGACATTGCCAGGTCGCCCCTTCAGAAGGCAAAGGAGATGTACCGATTCTCGGGCATCACCATCACCCCGCAGGTAGAGGAGTGGATCCAGAAGAACACCCAGGCGCCTCACAACAGCAACGGCATCTACTCCACCCAGAAAAACTCCTCCGAGCAGTTCGAAAAGTGGCGCTTCAGCATCCCTTTCAAGCTTGCCCAGGTGGTGCAGAACGTCTGCAGCCCGGCCATGAAACTCTTTGGCTACAAGCTGGCCGGCAGTCCCGAGGCCCTTACGAACAGATCAGTCAGCTTGCTGGAGGAGAGGAGAACCTTTTGGATCACGTAA